Proteins encoded within one genomic window of Pseudomonas cannabina:
- a CDS encoding IclR family transcriptional regulator, with translation MSNSSDRNAEGRDVGVGAVSRLFAVLRCLGDCDESGERVTQLAQRVGLSQPTTHRLLRSLMDEGMVEQDVLSKRYRLSIEFFALAAKAGNSGNLRDLVRPSLLRLSASLGDSLFLLARSGFDAICLDRSEGPYPIRTFTGDIGGRVALGVGQGSLAILAFLPEDERETVIAYNLPRLKDFHLYDEVFLRSEVANVRRLGYAARNTGALPGMAGLAVPILDRNGRSVAALSVATISDRLGPDRLMTVVELLKREAASISARINPFDPTLRRPSQVFGQAE, from the coding sequence ATGAGTAATTCCAGTGATCGGAATGCTGAGGGTCGTGACGTTGGTGTCGGCGCAGTGTCCAGGTTGTTCGCCGTCCTGCGTTGTCTGGGCGACTGCGATGAAAGCGGGGAGCGCGTGACCCAATTGGCGCAGCGTGTCGGCTTGTCGCAACCGACCACTCACCGCCTGCTGCGCAGCCTGATGGACGAAGGCATGGTCGAACAGGATGTGCTCAGCAAGCGTTACCGGCTGAGTATCGAATTCTTCGCGCTGGCGGCCAAAGCCGGCAACAGTGGCAACCTGCGTGACCTGGTACGCCCAAGCCTGTTGCGCCTGTCTGCATCACTGGGCGACTCGCTGTTCTTGCTGGCGCGTAGCGGCTTCGACGCGATCTGTCTGGATCGCAGCGAAGGCCCTTACCCGATCCGCACATTCACCGGCGATATTGGTGGCCGGGTAGCGCTGGGTGTGGGGCAGGGCAGTCTGGCGATCCTTGCATTTCTGCCTGAAGACGAACGGGAAACGGTGATTGCCTACAACCTGCCACGCCTCAAGGACTTCCATCTGTATGACGAAGTGTTTCTCCGCTCGGAGGTCGCTAACGTGCGCCGCCTTGGCTACGCCGCCCGCAACACCGGCGCGCTGCCAGGCATGGCCGGGCTGGCCGTGCCGATTCTGGACCGCAACGGGCGTTCGGTCGCGGCGCTCAGTGTGGCAACCATCAGCGACCGCCTGGGCCCTGACCGGTTGATGACGGTGGTGGAGTTGCTCAAGCGCGAAGCGGCGAGCATCAGCGCCCGAATCAACCCCTTCGACCCGACGCTGCGGCGCCCCAGCCAAGTGTTCGGGCAGGCGGAGTAA
- a CDS encoding ABC transporter ATP-binding protein, with product MAFLQLEGLSKRYGSIDAVVATNLSVDKGEFVSLLGPSGCGKTTTLQMIAGFVDVSDGRIVLDGRDITHAKPSSRGLGVVFQSYALFPHMTVADNVAFGLRMRKVPAAELQQRVTRVLELVRLGQHAARYPRELSGGQRQRVALARALVIEPPVLLLDEPLSNLDANLREEMQFEIRRIQKEVGITTLMVTHDQAEALSISDRVVVMQAGRITQIDEPYKLYEHPRTRFISGFVGKANMLPGDLDSDGCPQIRQLPGDGALTFSLRPEKIDLVAPGCGRLSGRISTRYFLGSQWLYRIQTGIGEITVVRRNDGQAPLEEGAPVGMDWPNELLRVLAADEVRA from the coding sequence ATGGCATTTCTGCAGCTCGAAGGTCTCTCCAAACGCTACGGCTCCATAGACGCCGTGGTTGCAACGAACCTCTCCGTGGACAAGGGCGAATTCGTTTCGCTGCTCGGTCCCTCCGGCTGCGGCAAAACCACCACCTTGCAAATGATCGCGGGCTTCGTTGACGTCAGCGACGGGCGCATCGTGCTCGACGGTCGGGACATCACCCACGCCAAACCCAGCAGCCGGGGTCTGGGCGTGGTGTTTCAGAGCTATGCGCTGTTTCCGCACATGACTGTGGCCGATAACGTTGCGTTCGGCCTGCGAATGCGCAAAGTGCCCGCTGCCGAACTGCAACAGCGGGTCACCCGGGTACTGGAACTGGTTCGCCTCGGCCAGCACGCCGCGCGCTACCCACGCGAGTTGTCCGGCGGCCAGCGGCAGCGGGTTGCACTGGCCCGGGCACTGGTGATCGAGCCGCCGGTGCTGCTGCTCGATGAGCCGCTGTCGAACCTGGACGCCAATCTGCGCGAAGAAATGCAGTTCGAAATCCGCCGCATCCAGAAAGAAGTCGGTATCACCACATTGATGGTCACCCACGATCAGGCGGAAGCCTTGTCGATCAGTGACCGAGTGGTGGTCATGCAGGCCGGACGCATCACCCAGATCGACGAGCCGTATAAACTCTATGAGCATCCACGCACTCGCTTTATTTCCGGTTTCGTCGGCAAGGCCAATATGTTGCCGGGTGACCTCGACAGTGACGGCTGCCCGCAAATTCGACAACTGCCCGGCGACGGCGCACTGACCTTCAGCCTGCGCCCGGAAAAAATCGATCTGGTTGCCCCCGGCTGCGGTCGCCTGTCAGGACGCATCAGCACGCGCTATTTTCTCGGCAGTCAGTGGCTGTATCGCATCCAGACCGGCATCGGCGAAATAACCGTGGTTCGCCGCAACGACGGGCAAGCGCCGCTTGAAGAAGGTGCGCCGGTCGGCATGGACTGGCCAAACGAGTTGCTGCGTGTGCTGGCTGCCGACGAGGTGCGCGCATGA
- a CDS encoding ABC transporter permease, with translation MSLLTGMRQGRRGYWLSAPALALYIGLLVLPLGLTLMLSFNVFDYQVGVKSDSYTLANYAAVLSDSYFYEIFLRTFWISALVTLLCVLIGVPEAYILSRMGTPWRSIFLILILTPLLISVVVRAYGWSLLLGADGLINQAIQFMGGRPVKLLYTPFAVIIALVHVMLPFMIIPVWTSLQKLDPTAEQAALSLGASQAKVMRLIVLPQVMPGVLSGSLIVFGLAASSFAIPGLLGGRRLKMVATVIYDQYLSELNWPMGATLAVALLLVNLLVMLSWNRMIESRYKKTLGE, from the coding sequence ATGAGCCTGTTGACCGGGATGCGTCAGGGCAGACGCGGCTACTGGCTGTCAGCCCCGGCGCTGGCGCTGTATATCGGTTTACTGGTGCTGCCGCTGGGCCTGACCCTGATGCTGTCGTTCAACGTGTTCGATTATCAGGTCGGCGTAAAAAGTGACAGCTACACGCTGGCCAACTACGCGGCCGTGCTCAGCGACTCGTATTTCTATGAAATCTTCCTGCGCACCTTCTGGATCAGTGCGCTGGTAACCCTTCTGTGCGTGCTGATCGGCGTGCCGGAAGCTTACATTCTGAGCCGCATGGGCACGCCGTGGCGCTCGATCTTCCTGATTCTGATCCTCACGCCGCTGCTGATCTCGGTGGTCGTGCGGGCCTATGGCTGGAGCCTGCTGCTGGGCGCAGACGGCCTGATCAATCAGGCGATCCAGTTCATGGGCGGGCGACCGGTGAAACTGCTGTACACCCCGTTTGCCGTGATCATCGCGCTGGTGCACGTCATGTTGCCGTTCATGATCATCCCGGTCTGGACCTCTTTGCAGAAGCTCGATCCCACCGCCGAACAGGCCGCGCTGTCGCTGGGTGCCAGTCAGGCAAAAGTGATGCGCCTGATCGTTCTGCCGCAAGTCATGCCCGGCGTGTTGTCCGGCTCGCTGATCGTGTTCGGCCTTGCCGCCAGTTCATTCGCCATTCCCGGCCTGCTTGGCGGACGCCGCCTGAAGATGGTCGCCACGGTGATCTACGACCAGTACCTCTCGGAACTGAACTGGCCGATGGGCGCGACCCTCGCGGTGGCGCTGCTGCTGGTCAATCTGCTGGTGATGCTGTCGTGGAACCGGATGATCGAAAGCCGTTACAAGAAAACTCTGGGGGAATGA
- a CDS encoding ABC transporter permease codes for MSRNGPLALSFHALVVIFMMAPLVVVCLVAFTPENTLSLPTTDFSLRWFKAVFERADFIDSFYNSLVLAFISATLATLIAVPAALAITRHTFPGRNFFNALFLSPIIIPHLVLGVAMLRLFALMGVNGSFTWLIFAHVLVITPYVLRLVLAAAIGIDRSAEHAAESLGASRFTLFRQITLPMILPGVAGGWLLAFINSFDEVTLSIFVTSPATQTLPVRMYVYATESIDPMMAAVSALVIALTAITMILLDRVYGLDRVLVGKH; via the coding sequence ATGTCCAGGAACGGTCCGTTGGCCCTGTCGTTTCACGCATTGGTGGTGATTTTCATGATGGCCCCGCTGGTGGTGGTGTGCCTGGTGGCCTTCACCCCGGAAAACACCCTGAGCCTGCCCACCACTGACTTCTCGTTACGCTGGTTCAAGGCGGTGTTCGAACGCGCCGATTTCATCGACTCGTTCTACAACAGCCTGGTGCTGGCGTTCATCTCGGCGACCCTCGCGACGCTGATCGCAGTCCCGGCCGCCCTGGCAATCACCCGACACACATTCCCGGGCCGCAACTTTTTCAACGCGCTGTTTCTCTCGCCGATCATCATTCCGCATCTGGTGCTGGGCGTGGCGATGCTGCGCCTGTTTGCACTGATGGGGGTGAACGGCAGCTTTACCTGGCTGATTTTCGCCCATGTGCTGGTGATTACTCCGTATGTGCTGCGTCTGGTGCTGGCTGCGGCAATCGGTATCGACCGCAGCGCCGAGCACGCCGCCGAGTCATTGGGCGCAAGCCGTTTCACGCTGTTTCGCCAGATCACTCTGCCGATGATCCTGCCCGGCGTTGCAGGCGGCTGGCTGCTGGCCTTCATCAACAGTTTCGACGAGGTCACGCTGTCGATCTTCGTCACCTCGCCTGCCACCCAGACCCTGCCGGTACGCATGTACGTCTACGCCACCGAATCCATCGACCCGATGATGGCCGCTGTATCAGCGCTGGTCATCGCCCTGACCGCCATCACCATGATCCTGCTGGACCGGGTCTACGGGCTGGATCGCGTGCTGGTCGGCAAACATTAA
- a CDS encoding (2Fe-2S)-binding protein: MALLKRLVERDRPALSFTLDGEPASGLLGDTLLTAVLTASEHLRGSDFSAEPRAGFCMMGACQDCWVRLGDGQRVRACSTLLETGQTVHREPGRRT, encoded by the coding sequence ATGGCACTGCTCAAGCGACTGGTCGAACGCGACCGCCCGGCCCTTTCGTTCACCTTGGATGGCGAGCCGGCCAGCGGCTTATTGGGCGATACCCTGTTGACAGCGGTGCTGACCGCCAGTGAGCACTTGCGCGGCAGCGATTTCAGCGCCGAGCCACGCGCCGGCTTCTGCATGATGGGCGCGTGCCAGGATTGTTGGGTGCGTCTGGGCGATGGGCAGCGAGTGCGCGCCTGCTCGACGCTGCTGGAAACCGGTCAAACGGTGCATCGCGAACCGGGGCGGCGGACATGA
- a CDS encoding ABC transporter substrate-binding protein, translating to MKNPHHFVRTGLSCLPLAAALFCLPAQAQTTLYLGMNGGTMERLYADQVLPAFEKANNVKVVIVPGTSADILAKAQASKDNPQMHVIFLDDGIMYRAISMGLCDTLQPSSGLSDLPAKAKIKQQAAAVSLGVTGLAYNTRMFKENGWSAPTSWMDLADKRFKDKVVFQSLASSTFGLHGFLMFNRIQGGSEKDVEPGFKAWPKTIGPNVLEYIASSAKISEMVQTDEAALFPLTPTQVTALKIKGVPVEYASPKEGGVVLNVAECTLANNNQPELTQKLAAYLLTPEAQAPALEFGDQIPSNPKTPTSDKTRAQVEAMEKYLETAVTIDWDQVNLIRPEWNARWSRSIER from the coding sequence ATGAAAAACCCCCACCATTTCGTCCGCACCGGCCTGTCATGCCTGCCTCTGGCAGCGGCGCTGTTTTGCCTGCCTGCGCAAGCGCAAACCACGCTGTATCTGGGCATGAACGGCGGGACCATGGAGCGGCTGTATGCCGATCAGGTCCTGCCTGCGTTCGAGAAAGCCAATAACGTCAAAGTGGTGATTGTGCCGGGCACCTCGGCAGACATCCTCGCCAAGGCGCAGGCCAGCAAAGACAACCCGCAGATGCACGTGATCTTCCTCGACGACGGCATCATGTATCGGGCGATTTCCATGGGCCTGTGCGACACCCTGCAACCGAGCAGCGGGCTGAGTGATCTGCCAGCCAAGGCGAAAATCAAGCAACAGGCAGCGGCGGTCAGCCTCGGCGTCACCGGTCTGGCATACAACACGCGAATGTTCAAGGAGAACGGCTGGAGCGCACCGACTTCGTGGATGGACCTGGCCGACAAGCGCTTCAAGGACAAGGTGGTGTTCCAGTCGCTGGCCTCGTCGACCTTCGGCCTGCACGGTTTTCTGATGTTCAACCGCATTCAGGGGGGCAGCGAGAAAGACGTCGAGCCCGGCTTCAAGGCCTGGCCGAAAACCATCGGCCCCAACGTGCTGGAATACATCGCCAGTTCGGCGAAGATTTCCGAGATGGTGCAAACCGACGAAGCTGCGCTGTTTCCGCTGACACCTACTCAGGTGACCGCATTGAAGATCAAGGGCGTGCCGGTGGAGTATGCGTCGCCCAAAGAAGGCGGCGTAGTGCTGAACGTGGCGGAATGTACGCTGGCCAACAACAACCAGCCGGAACTGACACAGAAGCTCGCCGCGTATCTGCTCACACCTGAAGCGCAGGCTCCGGCGCTGGAGTTCGGCGATCAGATCCCGTCCAACCCGAAAACCCCGACCAGTGACAAGACGCGCGCTCAGGTCGAGGCGATGGAAAAATACCTGGAGACCGCGGTGACCATCGATTGGGATCAGGTCAACCTCATCCGCCCTGAATGGAACGCCCGCTGGAGCCGCAGCATCGAGCGCTAG
- a CDS encoding cation:proton antiporter, whose amino-acid sequence MSFIVCMSVLGVLLMLLALTSSYLRWMPVTTSAVCLAFGFGIGPMGLDVVNLDFKESHEWLERLTEVAVLFSLFGTGIKLRLPLSGKAWHSAYWLAGPVMLATIAGVSVAAHYLIGLDWGVSVLLGAMLSPTDPVLAGMVQVNSAQDQDRLRFGLSGEAGLNDGTAFPFVIFALLYLTSGGGMANWIEDWLLKDLIWAVPAGLLIGYFMGRGVGHLMIFLRIKNADSTTSPNDFLALALIALAYVVAQSVGAFGFLSVFAAGFGLRQAEVRTTRSDVPSEHVAQPVLGHMTASLEKGTVADTNDLSESQLAAGVMMGDMLVFGNLVERAMEVLLITLLGAALASYWDWRAIGLGLALFCVIRPASVWLLVSRRLLNPRQKALVGWFGIRGIGSLADDVGHVVIGMTLSVVALSILVHGISIQPLLERYERSTAANSD is encoded by the coding sequence ATGAGTTTTATTGTCTGCATGAGCGTGCTCGGCGTCCTGTTGATGCTGCTGGCGCTCACCTCTTCCTATCTGCGCTGGATGCCCGTCACCACGTCGGCGGTGTGCCTGGCATTCGGTTTCGGCATCGGCCCGATGGGCCTCGATGTGGTGAATCTGGATTTCAAGGAATCCCACGAATGGCTGGAGCGCCTGACCGAAGTGGCGGTGCTGTTCTCGCTGTTCGGCACCGGCATCAAGCTGCGCCTGCCGTTGAGCGGCAAGGCCTGGCATTCGGCTTACTGGCTGGCCGGGCCAGTAATGCTGGCGACCATTGCGGGGGTCAGCGTCGCGGCGCATTACCTCATCGGGCTGGACTGGGGCGTCTCGGTGTTGCTCGGTGCCATGCTCTCGCCGACCGATCCGGTGCTGGCGGGGATGGTCCAGGTCAACAGCGCGCAGGATCAGGATCGGCTGCGCTTCGGTCTGTCCGGCGAGGCCGGGCTCAACGATGGCACGGCTTTTCCTTTCGTGATCTTCGCGTTGCTGTACCTGACCTCCGGTGGCGGCATGGCCAACTGGATAGAGGACTGGCTGCTCAAGGATTTGATCTGGGCCGTCCCGGCGGGCTTGCTGATTGGCTACTTCATGGGACGCGGCGTCGGGCATCTGATGATTTTTCTGCGCATCAAAAATGCCGACAGCACCACGTCGCCCAACGATTTTCTGGCCCTGGCGTTGATCGCGCTGGCGTATGTGGTCGCGCAGAGTGTGGGCGCGTTCGGTTTTCTGTCGGTATTCGCCGCAGGTTTCGGCTTGCGTCAGGCCGAAGTCCGCACCACCCGCTCGGACGTGCCGTCGGAACACGTGGCACAGCCCGTGCTCGGGCATATGACGGCTTCGCTGGAAAAAGGCACGGTGGCCGACACCAACGACTTGAGCGAATCCCAATTGGCCGCCGGCGTCATGATGGGCGACATGCTGGTGTTCGGCAACCTGGTAGAGCGAGCCATGGAAGTGCTGCTGATCACCTTGTTGGGCGCCGCACTGGCGTCGTATTGGGACTGGCGCGCCATCGGCCTTGGGCTGGCGCTGTTTTGCGTCATCCGCCCGGCGAGCGTCTGGCTGCTGGTCAGTCGGCGTCTGCTCAACCCACGGCAGAAGGCACTGGTCGGCTGGTTCGGCATTCGCGGCATTGGCAGCCTTGCGGATGACGTCGGCCACGTCGTCATCGGCATGACGTTGTCGGTGGTGGCGTTGAGTATTCTGGTGCACGGCATCAGCATCCAGCCGTTGCTCGAACGCTATGAACGCAGTACAGCGGCGAATTCTGACTGA
- the moaA gene encoding GTP 3',8-cyclase MoaA, with amino-acid sequence MSESVLMDRFARKVDYLRMSVTDRCDFRCVYCMAEEMTFLPRQQILSLEEILQVAERFVALGTRKIRLTGGEPLVRAGVVGLCERIAALPGLRELCMTTNGSQLDKLAAPLFDAGVTRLNISLDSLDPQRFRELTRTGDLHKVIAGIDAANAAGFVHTKLNCVVMHGRNDHEINDLLAFAIDRNLDISFIEEMPLGIISEHSRAESFYSSDQVRERIAERYTLVPSTDSTQGPSRYWRLAEAPGIRVGFISPHSHNFCGTCNRVRLTVEGRLLLCLGNEHSVDLKAVLRANPGQPQKLEKAIIDAMQLKPWSHNFTHDDGVQVVRFMNMTGG; translated from the coding sequence ATGTCAGAATCCGTCCTGATGGACCGCTTTGCCCGCAAAGTCGATTATCTGCGCATGTCGGTCACCGACCGTTGCGATTTCCGCTGCGTGTACTGCATGGCCGAAGAGATGACATTTCTGCCTCGGCAACAGATCCTGTCACTGGAAGAAATCCTCCAGGTGGCCGAGCGCTTCGTCGCGCTGGGCACCCGCAAGATCCGTCTGACCGGTGGCGAGCCGCTGGTGCGTGCCGGCGTGGTCGGGCTTTGCGAACGAATCGCCGCGCTGCCCGGCCTGCGCGAACTGTGCATGACCACCAATGGCTCGCAACTGGATAAACTCGCAGCGCCACTGTTTGATGCGGGCGTCACGCGCCTGAACATCAGCCTCGACAGCCTCGACCCGCAGCGCTTTCGCGAGCTGACCCGCACGGGTGATCTGCACAAGGTCATCGCCGGCATCGACGCCGCCAACGCCGCCGGTTTCGTGCACACCAAACTCAACTGCGTGGTCATGCATGGCCGCAACGATCACGAGATCAACGACCTGCTGGCGTTCGCCATCGATCGCAATCTGGATATCTCGTTCATTGAAGAGATGCCGCTGGGCATCATCAGCGAGCACAGTCGCGCCGAGTCCTTCTACTCCAGCGATCAGGTCCGCGAGAGGATTGCCGAGCGCTACACGCTGGTGCCGTCTACCGATTCGACGCAAGGCCCGTCGCGCTACTGGCGTCTGGCAGAAGCGCCGGGGATTCGCGTCGGCTTCATTTCTCCGCACAGCCATAACTTTTGCGGCACCTGCAACCGCGTACGGCTGACCGTCGAAGGCCGACTGCTGCTGTGCCTGGGTAACGAGCATTCGGTGGATTTGAAAGCGGTATTGCGCGCCAACCCCGGTCAGCCGCAGAAACTCGAGAAAGCCATTATCGACGCGATGCAGTTGAAGCCTTGGAGCCACAACTTCACCCATGATGACGGTGTACAGGTGGTGCGCTTCATGAACATGACCGGCGGCTGA